In one window of Desulfonatronospira thiodismutans ASO3-1 DNA:
- a CDS encoding NfeD family protein encodes MTPLIRYVALQVPGFLIALILLMHARDQEWISVSTVVLVLAILVFKDVILYPFFRRAMQPGHTDMVARLHGERARVVNTLDPEGQVKLKGEIWNAKSIHGEPVEAGSWVRVSGHRGLKLHVQRCHEYD; translated from the coding sequence TTGACACCTTTAATCAGATACGTGGCACTTCAGGTGCCCGGATTTCTCATCGCCCTGATTCTTCTCATGCATGCAAGGGATCAGGAATGGATCAGTGTAAGTACCGTGGTGCTGGTACTGGCGATCCTGGTGTTCAAAGACGTGATACTCTACCCTTTTTTCAGGAGAGCCATGCAGCCCGGGCACACGGACATGGTGGCCAGGCTGCACGGGGAGCGGGCCAGGGTTGTCAATACCCTGGACCCCGAGGGTCAGGTCAAACTGAAAGGCGAGATCTGGAACGCAAAAAGTATCCACGGCGAGCCTGTAGAGGCCGGGTCCTGGGTCAGGGTATCCGGTCACAGGGGGCTTAAGCTTCACGTACAAAGGTGCCATGAATATGACTGA
- a CDS encoding AsmA family protein — protein sequence MARTIKLTLAIVGILLFLIILAIIILPHIVDFNKHKPEVEAGIYNATGYEVSLEGDIELSFLPWLGIDVGKASVANPPDFEDENLGSVEALQIRLKVWPLLLGQVQMDRVVLKGLNLDLVKDAQGRPNWIASRPEESREGVMLGSSLAYAGENEPAQQDSGDIFIPALDIAGLEITDSNISYKDMGTDVHFRIEDLDLLTERIRQDEPFDLQSDMKFKNFSPELDGRISLTTQALLQGEEKSIRLSELDMDLDLSGEPLHEPVKDARIRGDIVYAFGANSMEFSELSIQALDADLSGKISARELDAVPQIRIDLEGDNLDLDRIMPPPEENSETGNNPGNSPNSNPENDDKNNMDLGFLHDLALEGEIKLTSLKAYQAVIDELSAQITSGNGEMVISPLTAKLYQGTFEGLLSLKDVQDEAHIEMDSSLRDVQVKPLLQDVAEKDFLSGTAELDSELKTFGKNTDLFLENLFGEARIEVRDGTIRGMDLDHMIRDGFAAAFGEERPSRDDEETTRFSSFKGSFDIASGIASSQDLELDSPALGMTGDMRLDLPESYLESRARVTLAGALKEEIEERYALPQAGIPLRIRGPFDDVSVGLDIEDIVRDLLREKGEGLLQQLMDQMDPENEEQENGARDMLQRFLPR from the coding sequence ATGGCAAGAACAATCAAACTTACCCTGGCCATTGTGGGCATTCTTCTTTTCCTGATTATCCTGGCCATTATCATCCTGCCGCACATAGTTGATTTCAACAAGCACAAGCCCGAGGTAGAGGCAGGCATTTACAATGCCACAGGCTACGAGGTCTCCCTGGAGGGAGATATTGAGCTTTCTTTTCTCCCCTGGCTGGGCATAGATGTAGGAAAGGCCAGCGTGGCCAATCCACCGGATTTTGAAGACGAAAACCTGGGTTCGGTTGAAGCCCTGCAGATACGGCTCAAAGTATGGCCTCTGCTTCTGGGCCAGGTTCAGATGGACCGTGTGGTCCTCAAGGGTCTTAACCTGGACCTGGTAAAAGACGCCCAGGGCCGGCCCAACTGGATCGCTTCCAGGCCGGAGGAATCCAGAGAAGGCGTTATGCTTGGCTCTTCTCTTGCTTACGCAGGGGAAAACGAGCCTGCACAGCAGGATTCCGGAGACATTTTCATCCCGGCCCTGGACATCGCCGGGCTTGAAATCACCGACTCCAACATATCCTACAAAGATATGGGTACAGATGTTCACTTCCGTATTGAAGACCTCGACCTCCTTACAGAACGTATCAGGCAGGACGAGCCTTTTGATCTGCAGTCGGACATGAAATTCAAAAATTTCAGCCCGGAGCTGGATGGCAGAATCAGCCTCACCACACAGGCCCTGCTGCAGGGAGAAGAAAAATCCATCCGGCTTTCAGAGCTGGACATGGATCTGGATCTTTCCGGGGAACCTCTACATGAACCGGTAAAAGACGCCCGGATACGCGGGGACATTGTTTATGCCTTCGGTGCGAACAGCATGGAATTTTCAGAACTATCCATCCAGGCACTGGACGCCGATCTTAGCGGAAAAATAAGTGCCCGTGAACTGGACGCCGTCCCACAGATCAGAATCGACCTGGAGGGAGACAATCTGGACCTGGACCGCATCATGCCTCCACCGGAGGAAAACTCTGAGACGGGCAACAACCCCGGCAACAGCCCTAATTCAAATCCGGAAAATGACGATAAAAATAATATGGACCTGGGTTTTCTGCACGATCTCGCCCTGGAAGGGGAAATAAAGCTGACCAGTCTCAAGGCTTACCAGGCGGTAATCGACGAACTGAGCGCACAGATAACTTCGGGAAACGGGGAGATGGTCATATCTCCGCTCACGGCAAAACTTTACCAGGGCACTTTTGAGGGACTTCTTTCCCTGAAAGACGTGCAGGATGAAGCCCATATCGAGATGGACAGCTCCTTGAGGGATGTGCAGGTAAAACCTCTTCTGCAGGACGTGGCGGAAAAGGACTTTTTGTCCGGCACTGCCGAACTGGACAGTGAACTCAAGACCTTCGGAAAAAACACCGACCTGTTCCTGGAAAACCTTTTCGGCGAGGCACGGATTGAAGTACGCGACGGGACCATCCGGGGCATGGACCTGGACCACATGATCCGGGACGGCTTTGCTGCGGCCTTTGGCGAAGAAAGACCCAGCAGGGACGATGAAGAAACAACCAGGTTTTCCAGTTTCAAGGGCAGCTTTGATATAGCATCCGGCATCGCCTCCTCCCAGGATCTGGAGCTTGACTCTCCTGCCCTGGGCATGACCGGAGACATGCGCTTAGACCTTCCGGAGTCCTACCTGGAATCCCGGGCCAGAGTGACCCTTGCCGGTGCACTGAAAGAAGAAATCGAAGAAAGATATGCCCTTCCCCAGGCAGGAATACCCCTGCGCATCCGCGGCCCCTTTGACGACGTAAGTGTCGGCCTGGATATTGAGGATATAGTACGCGACCTCTTGCGGGAAAAGGGCGAAGGCCTGCTGCAGCAGTTGATGGACCAGATGGACCCTGAAAATGAGGAACAGGAAAACGGAGCAAGGGATATGCTGCAGCGTTTTCTGCCCAGATAA
- a CDS encoding tetratricopeptide repeat protein — MKYARSSCMYSAVFFFLLLAWVPHAWCSDLEEAHEAYRSGNWHEAAELYRPLAEQGCDEAQNNLGELYSRGSGVKQDYDRAMEFFYLAAEQGNAYAQTNLGLHYSQGLGVRQNFARAHKWFEKGARQDNFVAQNALGLFYLHGRNLEKDYVLAYKWFYLSAQKGFDQAQENKRWTASRLSQEDLDKARKLAREFEPGFESGDN, encoded by the coding sequence ATGAAATATGCACGCAGTTCCTGCATGTATTCAGCTGTCTTTTTTTTCTTGCTGCTGGCCTGGGTTCCGCATGCCTGGTGCTCAGACCTGGAGGAGGCCCACGAAGCCTACAGAAGCGGGAACTGGCATGAGGCTGCAGAGCTTTACAGGCCTCTGGCTGAGCAGGGCTGTGACGAGGCTCAGAACAACCTGGGAGAGCTCTACTCCAGGGGATCAGGTGTAAAACAAGATTATGACCGGGCCATGGAGTTTTTCTACCTGGCTGCAGAGCAGGGTAATGCTTACGCCCAGACCAACCTGGGTCTGCATTATTCCCAGGGTCTGGGTGTCAGGCAGAATTTCGCCCGGGCTCATAAGTGGTTTGAAAAGGGAGCAAGACAGGACAACTTTGTGGCCCAGAACGCCCTGGGGCTTTTTTACCTGCACGGCAGAAATTTGGAAAAGGATTACGTCCTGGCTTACAAGTGGTTTTATCTTTCAGCACAAAAAGGTTTTGACCAGGCCCAGGAAAACAAGCGCTGGACTGCTTCCAGGCTTTCACAGGAGGACCTGGACAAAGCCCGGAAGCTGGCCCGGGAGTTTGAGCCCGGGTTTGAATCCGGGGATAATTAA
- a CDS encoding sensor histidine kinase codes for MFKKIASFSRLFSLRLALVVYVVLPLACILAVTGYLVLNALERQVEQQMQNDLELVARSIQLPLSHALERDREGSMIQALESAFAIGRVYSANVYDKDGQEIASAGRTDPDPEKDKLTELAAEGERRGEYGHVAGREVYSYFVPLTDSGGRISGLLQLTRRESDFKEDISAIRTKGVMGLGVAVFFMSALVLYGHHKALGKYFTRLTQSMSRVAGGERRHRFKPQGPREIVTIGERFNFMLDSIEKAETEIRERRQAQEELQARLRQAEKLAALGQLAAGVAHELGTPLSVVSGKAQRAQRKKGLPPELNATMQEIRQEVERMENIIRQLLDFSRRNEQQKRNVSMKQLARSAHASAEEEARNTGHELSIQEPDREIHIKADPTRIEQALVNLLKNALQSSSNALARISWGEDSGWAWFQVDDNGPGISEDIKSKLFEPFFTTKSVGMGTGLGLAVVHGIAEEHSGYVEVGQSDMGGAMFRIWLPLS; via the coding sequence ATGTTTAAAAAAATAGCTTCCTTTTCCAGACTTTTCAGCCTGCGCCTGGCCCTGGTGGTCTACGTCGTTCTGCCCCTGGCATGCATTCTGGCCGTTACCGGCTACCTGGTCTTAAACGCTCTGGAAAGGCAGGTGGAACAGCAGATGCAAAACGACTTAGAACTGGTGGCCCGTTCCATCCAGCTGCCCTTAAGCCATGCTTTGGAACGCGACCGTGAGGGCAGCATGATCCAGGCCCTGGAGTCGGCCTTTGCCATCGGCAGGGTATACAGCGCAAACGTCTATGACAAGGACGGCCAGGAGATTGCTTCAGCCGGCAGAACAGACCCGGACCCGGAAAAGGACAAGCTGACGGAACTGGCCGCAGAAGGGGAAAGGCGCGGTGAATATGGCCACGTAGCGGGACGGGAGGTTTACTCCTATTTTGTTCCCCTTACAGACTCCGGCGGGCGTATAAGCGGACTGCTGCAGCTCACCCGGCGGGAAAGCGACTTCAAAGAGGACATAAGCGCCATCAGGACCAAGGGGGTTATGGGACTGGGAGTGGCTGTCTTTTTCATGAGCGCGCTGGTTTTATACGGCCACCACAAAGCCCTGGGAAAATACTTTACCCGTTTGACCCAGAGCATGTCCAGGGTCGCCGGGGGAGAGAGGAGGCATAGGTTCAAGCCCCAGGGCCCAAGGGAAATAGTGACCATTGGAGAACGTTTTAATTTTATGCTGGACAGCATAGAAAAAGCTGAAACCGAAATCAGGGAGCGCCGGCAGGCCCAGGAAGAGCTTCAGGCCAGGCTCAGGCAGGCTGAAAAACTGGCTGCACTGGGACAGCTTGCCGCCGGTGTGGCCCACGAACTGGGAACCCCTCTAAGCGTGGTCAGCGGAAAAGCCCAGAGAGCCCAGAGAAAAAAGGGGCTTCCCCCCGAGCTCAATGCAACCATGCAGGAAATCCGCCAGGAAGTGGAGCGCATGGAGAATATCATCAGGCAGCTTCTGGACTTCAGCCGGCGAAACGAACAGCAGAAAAGAAATGTCTCCATGAAACAGCTTGCCCGTTCCGCCCATGCTTCAGCGGAAGAAGAGGCCAGGAACACCGGTCATGAGCTATCCATCCAGGAGCCGGACAGGGAAATACACATCAAGGCCGACCCCACCCGCATAGAGCAGGCTCTGGTCAACCTTTTGAAAAACGCCCTGCAATCAAGTTCAAACGCCCTTGCCCGGATCTCCTGGGGAGAGGACAGCGGATGGGCCTGGTTTCAGGTGGACGACAACGGCCCCGGAATTTCGGAGGACATAAAGTCCAAACTGTTTGAGCCCTTTTTTACAACAAAAAGCGTGGGCATGGGGACAGGGCTCGGCCTTGCCGTGGTCCACGGCATCGCTGAAGAGCACAGCGGATATGTAGAGGTTGGGCAAAGCGATATGGGCGGAGCCATGTTTCGCATCTGGCTCCCTCTTTCTTAA
- a CDS encoding sigma-54-dependent transcriptional regulator — protein sequence MNQVQIKNSKLLIVEDDKGLGQLLTEEVQDNGLEAFWCSSAEEALSMMNSWNPDLVVSDLRLPGMDGLEFLQKVRDNFPDNQPDFLVITAFGTISRAVETLKAGAEDFLTKPLDLDHFILTVERVLRNRALRLEVKQIKSLLNSDSFHDMYGQSRCMRFLFDQITRVAQADGPVLILGESGTGKELVARAIHGESKRAQNPFLAVNCAGIPEHLLESEFFGHKAGAFTGASKTRQGLFAEAHGGTLLLDEISEMPLFMQAKLLRLLQDGKVRPVGGNQEEQVDVRILAATHRDLEEEVRHGHFREDLFYRLETFTLRIPPLRERETDLELLAERLLRRFCVQTGKKIQGFSQQALNILEKYHFPGNVRELQNAVERAVTFCDGNEILPRHLPARIRDNQSSSQESQAHVSQQLFQDQNLPPLSEVEQRYIQHVLDKVGGNKRRAASILGIGRRTLYRRLGEEVSG from the coding sequence ATGAACCAGGTTCAGATAAAGAACAGCAAATTGCTTATTGTTGAAGATGATAAGGGACTGGGGCAGCTTCTCACCGAAGAGGTCCAGGACAACGGCCTTGAAGCATTCTGGTGTTCCAGTGCTGAAGAGGCTCTTTCCATGATGAACTCCTGGAACCCGGACCTTGTGGTAAGCGACTTGAGGCTGCCCGGTATGGACGGACTTGAATTTCTCCAGAAAGTCCGGGACAACTTCCCGGATAATCAGCCCGATTTTCTTGTTATCACCGCATTCGGGACCATATCCAGAGCCGTGGAAACTCTCAAGGCAGGAGCCGAGGATTTTCTGACCAAACCCCTGGATCTGGATCACTTCATTCTTACTGTGGAGAGAGTGCTTCGAAACCGCGCCCTGCGCCTGGAAGTCAAGCAGATCAAAAGCCTGCTCAACTCCGACAGCTTTCATGACATGTATGGCCAGAGCAGGTGCATGCGCTTTCTTTTCGACCAGATAACCAGGGTGGCCCAGGCCGACGGTCCGGTGCTCATCCTGGGAGAGTCGGGTACAGGCAAGGAGCTTGTGGCCAGGGCCATCCACGGCGAAAGCAAAAGGGCTCAGAACCCGTTTCTGGCGGTCAACTGCGCCGGCATTCCCGAGCATCTCCTGGAAAGCGAATTCTTCGGACACAAGGCCGGCGCATTCACCGGGGCCAGCAAAACCAGGCAGGGACTCTTTGCCGAGGCCCACGGGGGCACCCTGCTTCTGGACGAGATCTCGGAAATGCCCCTCTTCATGCAGGCCAAACTGCTGCGCCTGCTGCAGGACGGCAAAGTGCGTCCCGTGGGGGGAAACCAGGAAGAGCAGGTGGATGTGCGTATCCTGGCCGCCACCCACAGGGACCTGGAAGAAGAGGTCCGCCATGGCCACTTCCGGGAAGACCTTTTCTACCGCCTGGAGACATTCACCCTGAGGATTCCTCCTTTAAGAGAGCGGGAAACAGACCTGGAACTCCTGGCTGAAAGACTCCTGCGCCGATTCTGCGTCCAGACGGGCAAAAAAATACAGGGGTTTTCACAACAGGCCCTGAACATCCTGGAAAAATATCATTTCCCGGGCAATGTACGCGAACTGCAGAATGCCGTGGAAAGAGCAGTAACGTTCTGCGACGGCAACGAAATTCTGCCCAGGCACCTGCCGGCGCGCATCCGGGACAACCAGTCCTCTTCCCAGGAAAGTCAGGCACATGTCTCTCAGCAGCTGTTCCAGGACCAGAACCTTCCCCCGTTATCCGAGGTGGAACAGCGCTACATCCAGCACGTGCTGGACAAAGTGGGGGGCAACAAGCGCAGGGCAGCATCAATTCTGGGCATAGGCAGGCGTACTCTCTACCGCAGGCTGGGAGAAGAGGTGAGCGGATAA
- a CDS encoding DUF4168 domain-containing protein, with amino-acid sequence MFSTKSSIVLSLAAAVMLILGFGLNVQAQQEYQQEGQQQQYQQEMMQQQQAPDIDVSDAELDQVADAYQAVTDVREKFQQELGEVSDPERAQELQQQAGEEMVEAVEAQGLDVQTYNQVMEAAQVDEELRNQLLERLEGMQ; translated from the coding sequence ATGTTTAGCACGAAAAGTTCAATTGTTCTCAGTCTGGCAGCAGCGGTAATGCTGATCCTCGGCTTCGGCCTGAACGTACAGGCCCAGCAGGAATACCAGCAGGAAGGCCAACAGCAGCAGTATCAGCAGGAAATGATGCAGCAGCAGCAGGCTCCTGACATTGATGTCAGCGATGCCGAACTGGACCAGGTTGCTGATGCCTACCAGGCAGTGACGGATGTGCGTGAGAAATTCCAGCAGGAACTGGGGGAAGTCTCTGATCCTGAAAGGGCCCAGGAACTGCAGCAGCAGGCTGGTGAAGAAATGGTAGAAGCTGTTGAAGCCCAGGGGCTGGATGTACAGACCTACAACCAGGTCATGGAAGCAGCCCAGGTGGATGAAGAACTCAGGAACCAGCTCCTGGAACGCCTTGAAGGAATGCAGTAA
- a CDS encoding bile acid:sodium symporter family protein: MVGLVTAVFLAWLFPEPGARGGVLQSENTTRLGVVLIFFFQGLTLSMAAIRDGLMQWRLHIFVQAFIYVLIPLAALGMILVTYPVLSQDMRTGFFFLAVLPTTIATSVAYTFMTKGNVAGAVFNSSLANVAGILITPLWVSVWLQAGGVALPLGQLLLDISLLLLAPFVAGQLLRPFVYRVADALKKTFSTTSSLIIIFIVYAAFCNSWKDGIWEEEGTKAALTAGAGSVVFLALVLGLVVLGIRIVRFDHQNAMAALFCAPQKTMAAGVPMANLIFEGHSGLGVILLPLMFYHLLQLLVGGMLVTKINAAGK; the protein is encoded by the coding sequence ATGGTCGGCCTTGTGACGGCAGTGTTTCTGGCCTGGCTGTTTCCTGAGCCCGGAGCCAGGGGAGGGGTGCTTCAAAGCGAAAACACTACCAGGCTGGGAGTTGTCCTTATATTTTTCTTCCAGGGCCTGACTCTGTCCATGGCCGCCATCAGGGACGGACTGATGCAGTGGAGGCTGCATATATTCGTTCAGGCTTTTATATATGTGCTTATTCCCCTGGCTGCACTGGGGATGATACTGGTGACTTATCCAGTGCTTTCTCAGGATATGCGCACAGGATTCTTTTTTCTGGCAGTGCTGCCCACCACCATAGCAACCTCGGTAGCCTATACCTTCATGACCAAAGGCAATGTCGCCGGGGCGGTGTTTAATTCCAGCCTGGCCAACGTGGCCGGAATACTCATCACGCCTTTGTGGGTCAGCGTCTGGCTTCAGGCCGGAGGGGTGGCCCTGCCCCTGGGGCAGTTACTGCTGGATATTTCCCTGCTCCTTCTTGCGCCTTTTGTGGCGGGACAGTTGTTAAGGCCCTTTGTATACCGGGTGGCGGACGCCCTGAAAAAAACCTTTTCCACGACAAGCAGCCTGATCATTATTTTTATTGTCTACGCGGCATTCTGTAACTCATGGAAGGACGGCATCTGGGAGGAGGAAGGCACAAAAGCAGCACTGACAGCGGGTGCAGGTTCGGTTGTCTTCCTGGCCCTGGTCCTGGGTCTGGTTGTGCTGGGGATAAGAATTGTCCGTTTCGATCACCAGAATGCCATGGCCGCCCTTTTCTGCGCTCCTCAGAAAACCATGGCCGCGGGAGTACCCATGGCCAATCTTATCTTTGAAGGCCATTCCGGTCTGGGGGTGATTCTTCTGCCCCTTATGTTTTATCACCTCCTGCAGCTGCTGGTGGGAGGGATGCTGGTGACTAAGATAAACGCCGCCGGAAAGTAA